One segment of Natronosalvus halobius DNA contains the following:
- a CDS encoding ABC transporter ATP-binding protein: protein MSDRVPLLELEDVDAGYGETRVLHDLSLAIEEGEIVSLIGRNGAGKTTTLRSIMGIVTPTSGTIAYRGEDISHLDATATAKRGLSLVPEERQIFPELTVRENLELAAYGGADDVDSLSVDEALETFENLAEREGNAGSSLSGGEQQMLAIARALVAGADLILLDEPTEGLAPYIVQDVMDIIEDLNERGITVLLIEQNVHVGLALADRNYVINQGEIVWEGTSAELEADEEVLDRFLGVTA from the coding sequence ATGAGTGATCGCGTCCCGCTCCTCGAACTCGAGGACGTCGACGCGGGCTACGGCGAAACGCGGGTCCTGCACGACCTGTCGCTCGCGATCGAGGAGGGAGAAATCGTCTCGCTGATCGGGCGCAACGGGGCCGGCAAGACGACCACCCTTCGGTCGATCATGGGGATCGTTACGCCCACGTCGGGAACGATCGCCTACCGCGGCGAGGACATCTCGCATCTCGACGCGACCGCGACCGCCAAGCGGGGACTCTCGCTCGTCCCCGAGGAGCGCCAGATATTCCCTGAGTTGACCGTCCGCGAGAACCTCGAACTGGCTGCCTACGGCGGGGCTGACGACGTCGACTCGCTCTCGGTCGACGAGGCGCTCGAGACGTTCGAGAACCTCGCCGAGCGGGAGGGGAACGCCGGGTCGTCGCTCTCGGGCGGCGAACAGCAGATGCTCGCCATCGCCCGGGCGCTCGTCGCGGGGGCCGACCTCATCTTGCTCGACGAGCCGACCGAGGGGCTCGCCCCGTACATCGTCCAGGACGTCATGGACATCATCGAGGACCTCAACGAGCGGGGAATCACGGTCCTTCTGATCGAACAGAACGTCCACGTCGGCCTTGCCCTTGCGGACCGGAACTACGTCATCAACCAAGGCGAGATCGTCTGGGAGGGAACGTCGGCGGAACTCGAGGCTGACGAGGAGGTACTCGATCGGTTCCTCGGCGTCACGGCCTGA
- a CDS encoding cation:proton antiporter: protein MVLELYDIGFVVVGVTLFGIAVLPRYVADRAISLPIFFVVLGFLTFGLPFGLPAPDPLEQGHVVERLAEFGVIIALMGVGLKLDRAPGLRAWSSTWRLLLIAMPLSIAGAALVGWWLVGLVVPTAILLGACIAPTDPVLASEVQVEDPGDGSEEDVIGEGEYDDEVRFALSSEAGLNDGFAFPFTNLAVAMALVGIAPGNWMGEWLLVDVGYRVVVGTLAGVILGWISARLIFGTEPNTQIARSVQGLEAVAGTLLIYGITELVGGYGFIAVFVAAVTIRSSERSHEYNDALHEISELAEQVSMGVIMVFFGGAIAGGLLAPLTLEAVIAAVAIVFLVRPLAGLVGFLGSSTGWADRGAIAFFGIRGIGSFYYLAHGLNEAAFSDADLLWALVGAVVLISIVLHGITANPIMRMVTDSS from the coding sequence GTGGTACTCGAGTTGTACGACATCGGCTTCGTCGTCGTCGGTGTGACGCTGTTCGGCATCGCCGTGCTCCCCCGATACGTCGCCGACAGAGCGATTTCTCTGCCCATATTCTTCGTGGTCCTAGGATTTCTCACGTTCGGATTACCGTTCGGGCTCCCTGCCCCCGATCCGCTCGAGCAGGGCCACGTCGTCGAACGGCTAGCGGAGTTCGGGGTCATCATCGCGCTGATGGGCGTCGGACTGAAACTCGACCGGGCACCAGGACTGCGTGCCTGGTCGTCGACCTGGCGATTGCTGCTGATCGCAATGCCGTTATCGATCGCCGGTGCGGCGTTGGTCGGCTGGTGGCTGGTCGGCCTCGTCGTCCCGACGGCGATTCTCCTCGGGGCGTGTATCGCTCCGACCGATCCCGTGCTCGCCTCCGAAGTCCAGGTTGAGGACCCCGGAGACGGATCCGAAGAGGACGTGATCGGCGAGGGGGAGTACGATGACGAGGTCCGGTTCGCGCTTTCCTCCGAGGCCGGACTCAACGACGGCTTCGCCTTTCCATTCACCAATCTCGCCGTCGCCATGGCCCTCGTCGGCATCGCCCCGGGTAACTGGATGGGAGAGTGGCTGCTGGTCGATGTCGGCTACCGGGTCGTCGTCGGGACTCTCGCCGGCGTCATCCTCGGCTGGATCAGCGCCAGGCTCATCTTCGGCACCGAACCGAACACGCAGATCGCCAGGTCCGTCCAGGGGCTCGAGGCCGTCGCCGGGACGCTCCTCATCTACGGGATCACCGAACTCGTCGGCGGGTACGGCTTCATCGCGGTATTCGTCGCCGCGGTGACGATCCGCAGTTCCGAACGGTCTCACGAGTACAACGACGCGCTCCACGAAATCAGCGAACTCGCCGAACAGGTCTCTATGGGAGTCATCATGGTCTTCTTCGGCGGCGCGATCGCCGGTGGCCTGCTCGCGCCGCTGACGCTCGAGGCGGTGATCGCTGCCGTTGCCATCGTCTTCCTCGTGCGTCCGCTGGCCGGCCTCGTCGGCTTCCTCGGCTCGAGTACGGGGTGGGCCGATCGCGGCGCCATCGCGTTCTTCGGCATCCGCGGGATCGGTTCGTTCTACTACCTCGCTCACGGCCTCAACGAGGCCGCCTTCTCCGACGCCGATCTGCTCTGGGCGCTCGTTGGGGCCGTCGTCCTCATCTCGATCGTCCTCCACGGAATCACGGCGAACCCCATCATGCGAATGGTGACGGACTCGTCGTGA
- a CDS encoding cation:proton antiporter regulatory subunit, which translates to MTIYESDLPGVGKKHEVELEGGERLVIVTHNTGKREIYRKEKEGADSEKVFELPDRLARKVGTILEGAYFQPVQSERVETMLTGETFIEWYNLDPASELVGQTIAEAQIRERTGVSIVAIQRGEEVLAAPGPETTFAADDTLVVVGDRDDCRDFESLIGGDGGG; encoded by the coding sequence ATGACCATCTACGAGAGCGACCTTCCCGGCGTCGGCAAGAAGCACGAGGTGGAACTCGAGGGCGGGGAGCGCCTCGTCATCGTCACCCACAACACGGGTAAACGGGAGATCTACCGAAAAGAGAAGGAGGGGGCCGACAGCGAGAAGGTGTTCGAATTGCCCGACCGGCTCGCCCGCAAGGTAGGAACGATCCTCGAGGGCGCGTACTTCCAGCCGGTACAATCCGAGCGTGTGGAGACCATGCTCACCGGTGAGACGTTCATCGAGTGGTACAACCTGGACCCGGCCTCGGAACTCGTCGGCCAGACAATCGCCGAGGCACAGATTCGCGAGCGAACCGGGGTCTCGATCGTCGCGATCCAGCGAGGCGAGGAGGTTCTCGCTGCCCCCGGCCCGGAGACGACGTTCGCGGCCGACGACACGCTCGTCGTCGTCGGCGACCGCGACGACTGCCGGGACTTCGAGTCACTGATCGGGGGCGACGGCGGAGGGTGA
- a CDS encoding cation:proton antiporter — translation MAAETHLVDVGALFAVAAVAGLLASRIDQSVIPFYIVAGMLSGPYVLGRVDLPAHLGTDLLPHGEALALDGQAEFIHLGAELGIVFLLFFLGLEFNLERLLAAKHRIGKAGSVDLAINFGAGLLLGFVLFESLLAALLVAGIVYISSSAIITKSLIDLGWIANDEANPMLGTLVYEDLFIAIYLAVVSALVLGGGDVEEAIGSIGIALGFIIALLVLVQFGTAWFQRSLETDSNEFLILRTLGILVLIAGAALALGVSEAVAAFFVGMGFSATDHVHDLEQLLEPVRDVFAAIFFFWIGLETNPQLFAGVAGLIAVAVIVTTPTKLLSGYLGGRIYNLDERRSLRVGLGMTTRGEFSLIIASIAVAGAGGALTEPVATQIYAFAVGYVLVMSILGTTFMQYADRIEAVLVPRLEARSGPVSSGD, via the coding sequence GTGGCAGCTGAAACCCACCTCGTCGACGTCGGTGCGCTTTTCGCCGTCGCCGCCGTCGCCGGCCTGCTCGCCTCGCGCATCGATCAGTCGGTGATCCCGTTTTACATCGTTGCCGGGATGCTTTCGGGCCCGTACGTACTCGGTAGGGTCGACCTTCCGGCCCACCTGGGGACAGACCTCCTCCCGCACGGAGAGGCGCTGGCGCTCGACGGCCAGGCCGAATTCATCCACCTGGGTGCCGAACTCGGGATCGTCTTCTTGCTGTTCTTCCTGGGCCTCGAATTCAACCTCGAGCGACTGCTGGCGGCCAAACACAGAATCGGGAAAGCCGGGAGCGTGGATCTGGCCATCAACTTCGGTGCCGGACTGCTCCTCGGGTTCGTGCTCTTCGAGTCACTCCTCGCGGCCCTGCTCGTCGCGGGCATCGTCTACATCTCCTCGAGTGCGATCATCACCAAGTCCCTGATCGACCTCGGCTGGATCGCCAACGACGAGGCGAACCCGATGCTCGGAACGCTCGTCTACGAGGACCTCTTCATCGCTATCTACCTCGCGGTCGTCTCCGCGCTCGTCCTGGGCGGTGGCGACGTGGAAGAGGCCATCGGCTCGATCGGGATCGCGCTTGGGTTCATTATCGCGCTCCTGGTGCTCGTCCAGTTCGGCACCGCCTGGTTCCAGCGAAGCCTCGAGACGGACTCCAACGAGTTCCTCATCCTTCGCACGCTGGGAATCCTCGTCCTGATCGCAGGCGCCGCGCTCGCCCTGGGCGTTAGCGAGGCCGTCGCCGCCTTCTTCGTCGGAATGGGGTTCTCCGCGACCGACCACGTCCACGATCTCGAACAGTTGCTCGAGCCTGTCCGGGACGTCTTCGCCGCCATCTTCTTCTTCTGGATCGGCCTCGAGACGAACCCACAGTTGTTCGCCGGTGTCGCCGGGCTAATCGCCGTCGCAGTGATCGTCACGACGCCGACAAAACTGCTGAGCGGCTACCTCGGTGGTCGGATTTACAACCTCGACGAGCGTCGATCCCTGCGGGTCGGCCTCGGCATGACGACCCGTGGCGAGTTCTCCCTGATCATCGCGAGCATCGCCGTGGCGGGCGCCGGCGGGGCGCTCACCGAACCCGTCGCTACCCAGATCTACGCGTTCGCCGTCGGCTACGTGCTGGTCATGAGCATCCTCGGGACGACGTTCATGCAGTACGCCGACCGCATCGAAGCGGTGCTCGTGCCGCGCCTCGAGGCGCGCAGTGGGCCGGTCTCGAGCGGCGACTGA